The Kozakia baliensis genome includes a region encoding these proteins:
- a CDS encoding aldo/keto reductase codes for MATDKISIRGIDTPVSRIALGTWAIGGWMWGGPDDDNAIKTIHRALDEGINFIDTAPVYGFGHSEEVIGRALEGGRREKVVLATKLGLAWTDDQKVYRDSRPERVRKEVEDSLKRLKTDYLDLEQVHWPDGKTPVEDTAAELEKLRQEGKIRAIGVSNFSVANMDEFAKNAPLSTIQPPYNLFERVTTERDILPYAKTHDAVVLAYGPLCRGLLAGKMNKDTTFPKDDLRSGDPKFQRPKFEHYLAAVEDLKKIAEKHGKNILALAIRWVLDQGPTVALWGARKPAQIDGISEAFGWSLSAEDKREIGAILNRHVPDSIEPDFMAPPQRD; via the coding sequence ATGGCGACCGACAAGATTTCCATACGCGGCATCGACACGCCCGTTTCCCGCATCGCGCTCGGCACCTGGGCGATCGGCGGCTGGATGTGGGGCGGCCCGGATGACGACAACGCCATCAAGACCATCCATCGGGCATTGGACGAAGGCATCAACTTCATCGATACCGCGCCAGTTTATGGTTTCGGCCATAGCGAGGAAGTTATCGGTCGTGCGCTCGAAGGCGGACGTCGCGAGAAAGTCGTGCTGGCGACCAAGCTGGGCTTGGCCTGGACGGACGATCAGAAGGTTTATCGTGACAGCCGCCCGGAACGGGTACGCAAGGAAGTCGAGGACTCGCTCAAGCGTTTAAAGACCGATTATCTCGATCTGGAACAGGTTCACTGGCCGGACGGCAAGACGCCCGTGGAGGACACGGCGGCGGAGTTGGAAAAGCTGCGCCAGGAAGGAAAGATCCGTGCGATCGGAGTGAGCAATTTCTCTGTCGCAAATATGGACGAATTCGCCAAAAACGCGCCGTTGAGCACGATTCAGCCGCCTTACAATCTGTTCGAACGTGTGACGACGGAGCGCGACATTCTGCCCTATGCCAAAACGCATGACGCGGTGGTGCTGGCCTATGGCCCACTCTGCCGCGGCTTGCTGGCAGGCAAGATGAACAAGGACACGACTTTCCCCAAGGACGATCTGCGCAGCGGCGATCCGAAATTCCAGAGGCCGAAATTCGAGCATTATCTGGCGGCTGTCGAGGATCTGAAGAAGATCGCGGAAAAGCACGGCAAGAATATTCTCGCCCTGGCCATTCGATGGGTTTTGGATCAAGGACCGACGGTGGCGCTTTGGGGCGCACGCAAGCCTGCGCAGATCGACGGCATTTCGGAGGCGTTCGGTTGGTCGCTCAGCGCCGAGGACAAGCGCGAGATCGGCGCCATTCTCAACCGGCACGTCCCCGACTCGATCGAACCGGATTTCATGGCACCCCCGCAACGGGACTGA
- a CDS encoding aminotransferase class I/II-fold pyridoxal phosphate-dependent enzyme, translating to MTRFDHYFQQALEDLTARGLRRSLRPLSGRVGNFHRGGAPLLDFSSNDYLGLAFHPILRDRAADWAQRYGAGARASRLVSGTLEAHRQVEEKLAHFKQTEAALIFASGWQANAAIVPALLGLSKTQTGHPALVFTDRLNHASLHHGCAAAGVHQIRFRHNDLAHLEEQLVRRADLPGLRFILTESVFSMDGDRADIAALQALADRYNAFLYLDEAHATGVLGPEGRGLSCGLGVDLVMGTFSKALGGMGAYVAGSRALCDWLVNVCSGFIYSTAPSPPMLGAMDAALDIVPGMDAERAALQARAQFLRVKLHEDGWETGPSSTQIVPVMIGETQRALAIATALEARGMLAIAIRPPTVPQGGARLRLALNATHHESDIEKLVQNIAAVSRETIS from the coding sequence ATGACGCGTTTCGACCATTATTTTCAGCAAGCCCTGGAGGATCTCACCGCACGGGGCCTACGCCGATCGCTGCGCCCCCTCTCCGGGCGAGTTGGGAATTTCCATCGGGGTGGCGCGCCTCTCTTGGATTTTTCCTCAAACGATTATCTCGGACTGGCTTTTCATCCCATATTGCGCGACCGCGCGGCGGATTGGGCGCAGCGCTATGGTGCGGGTGCGCGCGCGTCACGCCTCGTCAGCGGTACGTTGGAGGCCCATCGGCAAGTCGAGGAGAAGCTGGCGCACTTCAAACAAACGGAAGCGGCATTGATCTTCGCTTCCGGCTGGCAAGCCAACGCCGCCATCGTGCCCGCGCTGCTAGGTCTTTCCAAAACCCAGACCGGCCATCCCGCTTTAGTGTTCACGGACCGTCTCAATCACGCCAGCCTGCATCACGGCTGCGCGGCGGCGGGCGTGCATCAGATTCGTTTCCGGCACAATGATCTGGCGCATTTGGAAGAACAGCTCGTGCGCCGGGCCGACCTGCCGGGACTGCGCTTCATTCTGACGGAAAGCGTGTTTTCCATGGATGGAGACCGTGCCGATATTGCCGCGTTGCAGGCGCTGGCGGATCGCTACAACGCGTTCCTTTACCTCGACGAAGCGCATGCAACCGGCGTTTTGGGGCCGGAGGGGCGCGGATTGTCCTGCGGGCTCGGTGTCGATCTGGTTATGGGCACGTTCAGTAAGGCGCTGGGCGGTATGGGCGCTTATGTCGCAGGCTCGCGCGCCTTATGCGATTGGTTGGTGAATGTCTGTTCAGGCTTCATCTACAGCACGGCACCCTCCCCGCCGATGTTGGGCGCAATGGATGCGGCGCTCGATATCGTGCCCGGCATGGATGCCGAACGCGCCGCGCTGCAGGCACGCGCTCAATTCTTACGCGTCAAGTTGCATGAGGATGGGTGGGAAACCGGGCCTTCCTCCACCCAGATCGTGCCGGTTATGATCGGAGAAACGCAGCGGGCCTTGGCCATCGCCACGGCGCTGGAAGCGCGTGGGATGTTGGCGATCGCCATCCGTCCGCCGACCGTGCCGCAAGGTGGCGCGCGACTGCGGCTGGCGCTGAACGCCACGCATCATGAATCCGATATCGAAAAGCTGGTGCAAAACATCGCCGCCGTTTCGCGGGAGACTATTTCTTGA
- a CDS encoding O-antigen ligase family protein, producing MKTTSPLPLALDRIGLAATLLLPLFLTHVRIMSEIMMDVLAVGLLARSACGLGWGWARLPWVRIALLWWGWQSFCSIPGVGIGGGNAFGQALLAVRFPLMAAALQNWTLRDARPRQWMAALLVGCCLYISLQILVQAVFGYNLFGIPRFPDGTLTGPYAHPRAAAPLSRLLLPSLMLGCAWAAKRAGRGSFFAMSGLAIGAVAIMVLAGQRIPMALTLLGIALCAFLYRPMRSAAWAAAAALPVLVLLARIFSPGSFRHLVLLAEHQLAHFGQSPYGAIFTRALVMARAHPITGMGYDAFRHGCRDPRFFHGLSWFNSLPDGGGAMVCVQHAHNHYLQALTNSGLPGLVLFIAMVVAWLAALWPREGAHRAWRIGLFAAIFVHEWPIASSSDLLNLPLGGWAFLLLGVGLAEAASVRRTPPSLYADKPSSKID from the coding sequence ATGAAAACGACGTCCCCCTTGCCGTTGGCGCTCGATCGGATCGGCTTGGCCGCTACCCTGCTGCTTCCGCTGTTTTTGACTCATGTGCGCATCATGTCCGAAATCATGATGGATGTGCTGGCGGTCGGGTTGCTGGCGCGTTCCGCCTGCGGGCTGGGTTGGGGCTGGGCGCGCCTGCCCTGGGTGCGGATCGCCCTGCTTTGGTGGGGGTGGCAAAGCTTCTGCTCCATTCCCGGAGTCGGCATCGGCGGCGGCAATGCGTTCGGCCAGGCGCTGCTGGCCGTGCGTTTCCCCCTCATGGCGGCCGCCCTGCAAAACTGGACGCTGCGCGACGCTCGGCCACGGCAATGGATGGCGGCCCTGCTCGTCGGATGCTGTCTCTATATCTCCCTGCAAATCCTGGTGCAGGCGGTGTTCGGCTACAATCTGTTCGGTATTCCGCGCTTCCCTGACGGCACTCTGACGGGCCCTTACGCGCATCCCCGCGCCGCCGCGCCGCTCTCGCGCCTATTGTTGCCCAGTTTGATGCTCGGCTGCGCTTGGGCGGCAAAGCGGGCAGGGCGTGGCTCCTTTTTCGCGATGAGCGGTTTGGCCATCGGTGCGGTCGCCATCATGGTTCTGGCGGGCCAGCGTATTCCTATGGCGCTTACCCTGCTCGGCATCGCCCTATGCGCATTTCTCTACCGCCCGATGCGTTCCGCAGCCTGGGCGGCTGCCGCAGCGCTTCCCGTGCTCGTGCTTCTGGCGCGCATCTTCTCTCCCGGCAGCTTCCGCCATCTCGTGTTGCTGGCCGAACATCAACTCGCTCATTTCGGGCAATCGCCTTATGGCGCGATCTTCACCCGTGCGCTCGTTATGGCCCGCGCGCACCCTATTACGGGTATGGGCTACGACGCTTTCCGCCACGGCTGCCGCGATCCGCGCTTTTTCCATGGCCTATCCTGGTTCAATTCCTTGCCGGATGGCGGCGGCGCGATGGTGTGCGTGCAACATGCGCACAACCATTACCTTCAGGCGCTCACCAATTCCGGCTTACCGGGATTGGTATTGTTCATCGCCATGGTCGTGGCATGGCTCGCGGCGCTTTGGCCGCGTGAGGGCGCGCATCGGGCATGGCGCATCGGCCTGTTCGCCGCCATTTTCGTGCATGAATGGCCGATCGCCTCCAGCAGCGATCTGCTCAATCTGCCGCTCGGCGGCTGGGCGTTCCTTCTGCTGGGCGTAGGGCTCGCCGAGGCCGCCTCTGTTCGGCGCACGCCGCCGAGCCTATATGCAGACAAACCAAGTTCGAAAATCGATTGA
- a CDS encoding adenosylmethionine--8-amino-7-oxononanoate transaminase, which translates to MADNRGLSHIWLPYTQMQTTPAPLIARRTKGCTIDLEDGRTLTDGIASWWTACHGYNHPHIRDRVSAQLIAMPHVMFGGLVHRPALELAERLCALLPGDLERVFFTDSGSVAVEVALKMAVQYWLNKGQRGRTRLLAFRGGYHGDTIATMAICDPDEGMHSMFAGALPEQIIADLPRDDASFKALDETLAAHRHEIAAIVMEPLVQGAGGMLFHSPEVLRRIRELADKHDVLLILDEIFTGFGRTGTMFAYEQARIVPDIVTLSKALTGGTMALAATVARKHVFDAFLSDSPMHALMHGPTFMANPLACSAACASLDLFEREPRLEQVAAISAQLAAELAVCRGVSGVRDVRVLGAIGVVELDEIRDMNRLKAALVEEEVWVRPFRNIVYLTPAFTMTSAELSHLTGAVHNVLAAGAFR; encoded by the coding sequence ATGGCCGACAATCGCGGCTTGTCGCATATCTGGCTACCTTATACGCAAATGCAAACGACGCCCGCGCCTCTGATCGCGCGGCGGACGAAGGGCTGCACGATCGATCTGGAAGATGGTCGCACCTTGACCGACGGCATCGCTTCCTGGTGGACGGCCTGCCACGGTTATAACCATCCCCATATCCGCGACCGCGTCAGCGCTCAACTCATCGCCATGCCGCACGTCATGTTCGGCGGCCTCGTCCATCGCCCGGCGTTGGAACTGGCCGAGCGGCTATGCGCCCTGTTGCCCGGCGATCTGGAACGCGTTTTCTTCACCGATTCCGGCTCCGTCGCCGTCGAAGTCGCATTGAAAATGGCCGTTCAATACTGGCTTAACAAAGGCCAGCGCGGGCGCACGCGTCTCTTGGCGTTTCGCGGCGGCTATCATGGTGACACCATCGCCACCATGGCGATTTGCGACCCGGACGAAGGCATGCACAGCATGTTCGCGGGCGCTCTGCCCGAGCAGATCATTGCCGATCTCCCACGCGACGACGCAAGCTTCAAAGCGCTTGACGAAACCCTTGCCGCCCATCGCCACGAAATCGCGGCCATTGTCATGGAGCCGTTGGTGCAAGGGGCGGGCGGTATGCTGTTTCATTCGCCGGAAGTGCTGCGCCGGATTCGCGAATTGGCGGATAAACACGATGTCTTGCTGATCTTGGATGAAATCTTCACCGGCTTCGGGCGTACCGGCACAATGTTCGCCTATGAACAGGCGCGGATTGTGCCGGATATCGTGACCCTTTCCAAAGCGCTGACGGGCGGTACCATGGCCCTGGCCGCCACAGTGGCGCGCAAGCATGTGTTCGATGCCTTCCTTTCCGACTCCCCCATGCACGCGCTCATGCATGGCCCGACTTTCATGGCCAATCCTCTGGCTTGTTCGGCGGCCTGCGCCTCGCTCGATTTGTTCGAACGTGAACCGAGGCTGGAACAGGTCGCCGCGATCTCGGCGCAACTGGCGGCGGAACTGGCGGTTTGCCGGGGCGTTTCCGGCGTGCGGGATGTACGGGTGCTCGGCGCGATCGGCGTCGTCGAACTTGATGAAATCCGCGATATGAACCGCCTGAAAGCGGCGCTGGTGGAGGAGGAGGTCTGGGTGCGTCCGTTCCGCAATATCGTCTATCTGACGCCCGCTTTCACCATGACATCGGCGGAACTCTCGCATCTGACTGGGGCTGTCCATAACGTGCTTGCGGCAGGCGCTTTCCGGTGA
- a CDS encoding Nramp family divalent metal transporter: MNANDPEEPSSVIGPSRPRLFRVLGPGLITGASDDDPSGIATYAQIGAAYGNALNWTMLLSYPLMVAIQIVSARIGRTTGHGIAEALRRHYPPWLLSVVVLMLLIANIINLGAMADALSLLLPASHILYVMLMAAICIGMQLFLEYTRYVAVLKWLTLALFAYFGVLAIVHVDWVDVLSGLVWPRSIHGRDILIAIVAIFGTTISPYLFFWQASEEAEDMRVYPQRTDLVDAPWQGKRALWRIEIDTLVGMAFSNLVALAIIITAASTLHRSGIVNIETSAQAAQALRPIAGRFAEGVFALGILGTGLLAVPVLTGSAAYAVGEMRQWPMGLGRRPKEAQAFYLVLVLATLIGMILNFTPINPIRALYWSAVVNGITAVPVMAIMMLLVSRADIMGAFAVRGALWLFGWLATIVMAVIVIAMIATSF, encoded by the coding sequence GTGAACGCGAACGATCCGGAGGAGCCAAGCTCTGTCATTGGCCCAAGTCGCCCGCGTCTTTTTCGGGTGCTGGGGCCGGGGCTAATCACCGGCGCTTCGGATGACGATCCGAGCGGCATTGCAACCTACGCACAAATCGGCGCGGCCTATGGTAACGCGCTGAACTGGACCATGCTGCTATCTTATCCGCTCATGGTCGCGATCCAGATCGTCAGCGCTCGCATCGGGCGCACCACCGGCCACGGTATCGCCGAAGCGTTGCGCAGACATTATCCGCCTTGGCTGCTTTCCGTCGTGGTATTGATGCTTCTCATCGCCAATATCATCAATCTCGGCGCGATGGCCGACGCCCTGTCGCTGCTCCTGCCAGCGTCGCATATTCTCTATGTCATGCTGATGGCCGCAATCTGCATCGGCATGCAGCTTTTCTTGGAATATACACGCTACGTTGCCGTTCTGAAATGGCTGACCTTGGCTCTTTTCGCCTATTTCGGCGTGCTGGCGATCGTGCATGTGGATTGGGTGGATGTGCTATCCGGTCTCGTGTGGCCGCGTAGCATCCACGGGCGCGATATTCTTATCGCCATCGTCGCGATTTTCGGCACCACCATCAGCCCTTATCTGTTCTTCTGGCAGGCCTCTGAAGAGGCTGAGGACATGCGCGTTTACCCACAACGAACGGATTTGGTGGACGCTCCCTGGCAGGGAAAACGCGCTTTATGGCGTATCGAGATCGACACGCTGGTCGGTATGGCCTTTTCCAATCTCGTGGCGTTGGCGATCATCATTACCGCTGCCTCCACGCTGCACCGAAGCGGCATCGTGAATATCGAAACTTCCGCCCAAGCCGCTCAAGCCCTGCGCCCGATCGCTGGGCGCTTCGCCGAAGGTGTGTTCGCGCTCGGCATTCTCGGGACCGGTCTTTTAGCTGTGCCGGTTCTGACTGGTTCGGCGGCGTACGCAGTGGGCGAAATGCGGCAATGGCCTATGGGACTGGGCCGCCGCCCCAAGGAGGCCCAAGCTTTCTATCTCGTTCTAGTTCTGGCCACGCTGATCGGCATGATCCTGAATTTCACGCCAATCAACCCGATCCGCGCGCTTTATTGGAGCGCGGTCGTCAACGGCATCACCGCCGTGCCGGTTATGGCGATCATGATGCTGCTGGTCTCGCGCGCGGATATCATGGGCGCTTTCGCCGTGCGCGGTGCGTTGTGGCTGTTCGGCTGGCTGGCGACTATCGTCATGGCCGTCATCGTCATCGCAATGATCGCCACCAGTTTCTGA
- a CDS encoding WD40 repeat domain-containing protein, producing MSGTVELLASRGAERRIEAPISAVACARDGQTFAIGTVDGEIYLIPMAVLRQPEAWQRVEAHDGAVLCLAPDAGSSGFVSGGEDNRLVRTSANGETTELHRGRRWVECVTTTTSHIAFSVGKGLELRDASGEKTLKTLEHPSTVTGIVFDAKGKRIAASHYNGASMWFVQAKIDSVRGLAWKGSHTGVAIHPGGEALVTTMQENDLHGWRLSDGHNMRMSGYPKQVASLDFTRNGRWLATSGADAIVMWPFFGGGPMGKPPAELARLPGVFCSFVKAHPKQDVIAAGFEDGTVLLAETSSERVLPMCMGGRGRVTSVAFTPQGGAMVFGTEDGVIAALDLSKAD from the coding sequence ATGAGCGGCACGGTCGAACTTCTGGCCTCGCGCGGCGCGGAGCGCCGTATCGAAGCCCCGATTTCCGCCGTAGCCTGCGCGCGCGACGGCCAAACCTTCGCCATCGGCACGGTGGACGGTGAGATTTATCTCATTCCCATGGCCGTTCTGCGTCAGCCGGAAGCCTGGCAGCGCGTGGAAGCGCATGACGGCGCGGTGCTTTGCCTTGCGCCGGACGCGGGATCGTCCGGCTTCGTCAGTGGCGGGGAGGATAATCGCCTCGTGCGCACGAGCGCGAACGGTGAAACGACTGAACTCCATCGCGGACGTCGTTGGGTGGAATGCGTTACGACCACGACGAGCCATATCGCCTTCTCGGTCGGCAAGGGTCTGGAGCTACGCGACGCCTCGGGCGAGAAAACCCTAAAAACGCTGGAACATCCCTCCACCGTAACGGGCATCGTGTTCGATGCGAAAGGCAAGCGCATCGCGGCATCGCATTATAACGGCGCATCGATGTGGTTCGTGCAGGCGAAGATCGATTCCGTGCGTGGTCTGGCCTGGAAGGGTAGCCATACTGGCGTTGCCATTCATCCGGGCGGCGAAGCGCTGGTCACGACCATGCAGGAAAATGACCTGCACGGCTGGCGCTTGTCGGACGGCCACAACATGCGCATGAGCGGTTATCCCAAACAGGTGGCGTCTCTGGATTTCACGCGCAACGGTCGCTGGTTGGCGACTTCGGGAGCGGACGCCATCGTAATGTGGCCGTTCTTCGGTGGCGGCCCGATGGGTAAGCCGCCAGCGGAGTTGGCGCGACTACCGGGCGTGTTTTGCTCTTTCGTCAAAGCCCATCCCAAGCAGGATGTCATTGCCGCAGGTTTCGAGGACGGCACGGTCTTGCTTGCCGAGACGAGTTCGGAACGCGTCTTGCCGATGTGCATGGGCGGACGCGGCAGGGTGACTAGCGTTGCTTTCACGCCGCAGGGCGGAGCCATGGTGTTCGGCACGGAAGACGGCGTTATCGCCGCTCTCGATCTCTCCAAAGCGGACTAG
- a CDS encoding CobW family GTP-binding protein: protein MSESKVPVTVLTGFLGAGKTTLLNHILSAEHGRKYAVLVNEFGELGVDGDLVVDADEEVFETNNGCICCTVRGDLIRILGSLLRRRNKFDGIIVETTGLADPAPVAQTFFVDENLREKARLDAVVTVVDAYNILQTLEESHEAINQIAFADVIVLNKTDLVDAEKLKEIEARIHKINASVQIHPVSHSNVAMSDILDRGGFDLKRALATMPDFLENSEHSHEEGVTSMSFAVEEPLDEARFQAWIGAILQEQGADILRSKGILNFQGQNDRFAFQAVHMMADGDYIGPWKEGESRTSRIVFIGKNLNRPQLRRGFESCRA, encoded by the coding sequence ATGTCCGAGAGCAAAGTTCCCGTCACGGTGCTGACCGGCTTCCTGGGAGCCGGCAAGACCACCTTGCTCAATCATATCCTCTCCGCCGAACATGGCCGCAAATACGCGGTGCTGGTCAATGAATTCGGCGAATTGGGCGTGGACGGCGATCTCGTCGTGGATGCCGACGAGGAAGTATTCGAAACCAACAATGGCTGCATCTGCTGCACCGTGCGCGGCGATCTTATTCGCATCCTCGGTAGCCTCCTGCGCCGCCGCAACAAATTCGACGGCATCATCGTCGAAACTACCGGCCTCGCCGATCCTGCGCCCGTGGCCCAAACCTTTTTCGTGGATGAGAATTTGCGCGAAAAAGCGCGGCTGGATGCGGTCGTGACCGTCGTGGATGCCTATAACATCTTGCAGACGCTGGAAGAAAGCCACGAAGCAATCAATCAGATCGCCTTCGCCGATGTGATCGTGTTGAACAAAACCGATCTCGTGGATGCAGAGAAACTCAAGGAAATCGAAGCCCGCATCCATAAGATCAACGCGAGCGTGCAAATCCATCCGGTCAGCCACAGCAATGTCGCGATGAGCGATATCCTCGATCGTGGCGGGTTCGACCTCAAGCGTGCGCTCGCCACTATGCCGGATTTCCTGGAAAATAGCGAACACAGCCATGAAGAGGGCGTCACCAGCATGTCCTTCGCCGTGGAGGAGCCGCTGGACGAAGCGCGCTTCCAGGCCTGGATCGGCGCGATCCTGCAAGAGCAGGGCGCGGACATTCTGCGCTCCAAGGGCATCTTGAATTTCCAAGGTCAGAACGACCGTTTCGCTTTTCAGGCCGTGCACATGATGGCGGATGGCGATTATATCGGCCCATGGAAAGAGGGCGAAAGCCGCACCTCTCGGATCGTCTTTATCGGTAAGAATCTCAACCGGCCCCAGTTACGTCGCGGTTTCGAAAGCTGCCGCGCATAA
- a CDS encoding Hint domain-containing protein, translated as MSAHGARYSLHHGVATVHSSGDLSSLADMSDVQRLVIAKTDETPEGDPVIVHVQGAFSHQTVLPSLLIQKGATAHIGGGPFGLEMVNNLNVDGGALEIAGDFMDGQPFSQINVGPNGGAIRLAERGFSLSAFAGPIRFVDAHGRVTNHIPKNFVMDFLETPEISTVYDPRNNTTIVGDGQRQDARTFERQLSVKGDPFNLKNTGGYLRQDRIYAKSFTPLDARDDVLTCFLPGVMIETPNGDVAVETLQIGDGVTTYENGQRHERPIVWIGKRNVTVRTELFDDEAGYPVRVLKDALAPGLPHKDLLITSEHCVVFDEKFIPIRMLVNNKSIFYDRSIVHYTYYHIETDEHAIIRADGVLSESYLDTGNRASFRDAASHSNIVQLFAQPKSWQTDAAATLTVERAVVEPIFRQIEERAEAMNLLAVASGQELTDDSDLHLLTETGRVLRKTREANGRAMFMVPSDVRAVKIISRTSRPSRTIGPFVDDRRELGVLVGTISLFDSNITRIIDAHLKQEAVPGWSRPDGKTQRWTTGCAELPLGERQPGSIGLLAIEILAGGPYFVKTDVEGQETPITA; from the coding sequence ATGTCGGCGCACGGCGCACGCTATAGCCTGCATCACGGGGTCGCGACGGTGCATAGTTCCGGCGACCTATCCAGCCTTGCGGATATGAGCGACGTTCAACGGCTCGTCATCGCCAAAACCGACGAAACGCCTGAGGGTGACCCTGTTATCGTTCATGTGCAGGGCGCATTTTCCCATCAAACCGTTTTGCCCTCCCTGCTCATACAGAAGGGCGCGACCGCCCATATCGGCGGTGGCCCGTTCGGGCTGGAAATGGTCAATAATTTAAACGTCGATGGCGGCGCACTGGAAATAGCCGGGGATTTCATGGACGGGCAACCGTTCAGTCAGATCAATGTCGGGCCGAACGGCGGCGCGATCCGACTGGCGGAGCGCGGTTTTTCCCTAAGCGCCTTTGCCGGGCCGATCCGTTTCGTGGATGCTCATGGGCGAGTGACGAACCATATTCCAAAAAACTTCGTCATGGATTTTCTCGAAACGCCGGAAATTTCGACCGTTTACGATCCACGCAATAATACGACGATTGTTGGGGATGGCCAGCGGCAGGATGCCCGCACGTTCGAGCGGCAGCTTTCCGTCAAAGGAGATCCGTTCAACTTGAAGAATACCGGCGGTTATCTCCGCCAGGACCGGATTTACGCGAAATCCTTCACACCTTTGGACGCCCGTGACGATGTGCTGACCTGCTTTCTGCCCGGCGTCATGATCGAAACGCCCAACGGCGATGTCGCAGTCGAAACACTCCAAATCGGCGACGGTGTGACCACTTACGAAAACGGGCAACGGCATGAACGCCCGATCGTCTGGATCGGCAAAAGGAACGTGACCGTTCGGACGGAATTGTTCGACGATGAGGCGGGCTACCCGGTGCGCGTGCTGAAAGACGCCCTCGCCCCTGGGCTTCCCCATAAAGACTTGCTCATCACCTCCGAACATTGTGTGGTTTTCGACGAGAAATTCATCCCGATCCGTATGTTGGTGAACAATAAGAGCATCTTCTACGATCGCTCGATCGTGCATTACACATATTACCATATCGAGACGGACGAACACGCGATCATCCGCGCCGATGGCGTATTGAGCGAGAGTTATCTGGATACGGGAAACCGCGCGTCCTTCCGTGATGCCGCCAGCCATAGCAATATCGTTCAGCTTTTCGCTCAACCCAAAAGCTGGCAGACGGACGCCGCAGCAACGTTGACGGTCGAGCGGGCAGTCGTCGAGCCGATTTTTCGCCAAATCGAAGAGCGCGCCGAGGCCATGAACCTTCTGGCGGTAGCTTCGGGACAGGAACTGACCGATGACTCCGATCTGCATCTTCTGACGGAAACGGGGCGCGTCCTACGCAAGACACGGGAGGCGAACGGTCGCGCCATGTTCATGGTGCCTTCGGATGTCAGAGCCGTGAAAATTATATCTCGCACAAGTCGCCCTTCCCGAACGATCGGACCTTTCGTGGATGACCGGCGGGAACTGGGCGTGCTCGTCGGCACAATCAGCCTGTTCGATTCCAACATTACCCGCATCATCGACGCGCATCTGAAGCAAGAGGCGGTTCCGGGCTGGAGCCGACCCGATGGCAAGACCCAACGTTGGACGACCGGCTGCGCGGAACTTCCGCTAGGCGAGCGTCAACCGGGAAGCATCGGCTTGCTTGCCATCGAGATTTTAGCGGGCGGGCCGTATTTCGTGAAAACCGACGTCGAAGGCCAAGAAACACCGATCACGGCGTGA
- a CDS encoding alpha/beta fold hydrolase, translating into MKFVFVHGWSFDRRFWYPLVAELACPEAILLEMGYFGAPPQLDLPNEPYIAIGHSAGFLWLLGQDLRHCQGLVALNGFARFAKGADFPDGVPARQLARMSSRLSQSPNGVIADFHALCRPDIGWTGTPNIERLTLGLNRLQNDDFRREAARWGDRLAWLSGADDPLLLPEVARASFPAESYGKFVTGGHLLPIAQPIHCATFIAAALDRLA; encoded by the coding sequence TTGAAATTCGTTTTCGTGCATGGCTGGAGTTTCGACCGCCGTTTTTGGTATCCGTTAGTGGCCGAATTGGCGTGCCCCGAAGCTATTTTGCTAGAAATGGGCTATTTCGGCGCACCACCGCAGCTTGATTTACCCAATGAGCCTTACATCGCTATCGGCCATTCCGCTGGCTTTCTTTGGCTACTGGGCCAGGATTTGCGCCATTGCCAAGGATTGGTCGCGCTGAACGGCTTCGCGCGCTTCGCCAAAGGTGCGGATTTCCCCGATGGCGTGCCAGCACGCCAACTCGCACGCATGTCGAGCCGACTTTCCCAAAGCCCAAATGGCGTTATTGCGGATTTTCATGCGCTTTGCCGCCCGGATATCGGCTGGACGGGCACGCCCAATATCGAGCGCCTGACGCTGGGACTGAACCGATTGCAGAATGACGATTTCCGCAGAGAAGCTGCCCGTTGGGGTGATCGCCTCGCATGGCTTTCCGGGGCGGACGATCCACTCTTGCTGCCCGAGGTGGCGCGGGCCAGCTTTCCGGCGGAAAGCTACGGCAAATTCGTAACGGGCGGCCATCTGCTCCCCATTGCGCAACCGATCCATTGCGCGACCTTCATTGCCGCCGCACTGGATCGCCTGGCGTGA